In Weissella tructae, the DNA window CATGACATCTCAGAATTACACTATCATGCTAAGTGGTTCCCAGTAGGACCTATTTTAGCGCTTGTTATGTCAGTTATTATTGTCTTGGGACAAGATGTTGCGTCTTTCCAGGGATCAATTACGGAATGGAATTGGCAAGCCATTATTACAACATATGCGGCTATTCCGATTTTCTTAGCGTTATATTTTGGATATAAAGTGAAGCACCGCACAAAGATTCGTCCTTTGATGGAAGTTGATTTGATGACAGATGCGCGTCCATTTCAAATAAACGACGAAAAATAAAAAAATAAGACATCTTTTCTTAGGAAAAGATGTTTTTATTTTTGTATTTTAGATGAAAAAAACATGTAAGGGGTTACATTGGAAAAAACCTGTATTTCCTTGTATTAAAACGTTTCGAACTGGTGTACAATAAGTCTTAGTTAATGCTAGAAATTGAACCAAAAAGGAGATTTTTCAAAGATGAAAAAGACGAAAATTGTTGCAACCCTTGGTCCTGCCAGTTCAGATGTCGAAACGATTGCTAAGCTTGTTCAAGCTGGTGCAAACGTTGCGCGTATGAACTTTTCACACGGTGATCACGAAGAACACCTAGGACGTATGAACGCGGTCCACGAAGCTGAAAACATGACTGGTAAGACTGTTGGTATCTTGTTGGATACTAAGGGTGCCGAAATTCGTACAACTGTTCAAGAAACAGGGAAGATTGAATTCAACATTGGTGATATCGTACGTATTTCAATGGATTCTTCACTTGAAGGAACTAAGGAAAAGGTTGCCGTAACTTACGCAGGTTTGTTCGATGACGTTCAAATCGGTGGACACGTATTGTTTGACGACGGTAAGTTGGACATGGTCATCACTGAAAAGGATGACGCAACTCGCGAATTGATTACTGAAGTTCAAAACCACGGTTGGCTTGGTTCACGTAAGGGTGTTAACGCACCTGGTGTGTCAATCAACTTGCCTGGTATTACTGAAAAGGATGCAGAAGACATTCGTTTCGGTTTGGACAATGGTATTCAATACATTGCCGCTTCATTTGTACGTAAGGCTGCGGACGTTTTGGACATCCGTGCTTTGTTGAAGGAAGCTGGTAAGGAAGAAGTAATGATCTTCCCTAAGATTGAATCACAAGAAGGTATCGATAACTTCGCTGAAATCTTGGAAGTCTCTGATGGTTTGATGATTGCTCGTGGAGACATGGGTGTTGAAATTCCAGCAGAAAATGTGCCATTGGTACAAAAGAAGTTGATCCGCATGATGAACAAGGCTGGAAAGCCAGTTATCACTGCAACAGACATGTTGGACTCAATGCAAGAAAACCCACGTCCTACACGTGCCGAAGCTTCTGACGTTGCCAACGCCGTATTTGACGGAACTGACGCAACTATGCTTTCTGGTGAATCAGCTAACGGTGCATACCCAGTTGAAGCCGTAGCAACTATGGCTCGTATTAACGAAAAGGCTGAATCAGCTTTGGTAGTTAATGGACGTCACTCAGATGATTTCGATATCGTTAACATCACAGAATCAGTTGCAGCTTCAGTTGCAAACGCAGCTAACTCATTGGACATCAAGGCAATTGTTGCGGCTACTAACTCAGGTTACACTGCAAAGTTGATCTCAAAGTACCGTCCAAACGCTGACATCTTGGCTATGACATTTAGCGAAGAAGTACAACGTTCATTGACAATTTACTGGGGTGTTCAACCGGTTGTTACACAACCAGTTGCAACTACTGACGAAATGATCGAATCAGCAAAGAAGACTGTTGTTGAAGCTGGATTGGCAGAAAAGGGAGACACTATCATCGTGACTGCCGGTATCCCTGTCACAACTTCAGGAACAACTAACTTGATGACAATCGTAACTATCTAATTAGCCGATTAATATCTAGTTAATAAAGAAACCACCTAACTTTGGTTAGGTGGTTTTTTTATATCGTAGATTCATGCTAAGATAGTAATAATTAAACGAATTGAAAAAGAGGATGACAAGTATGAATTGGCAAGAAGTCACAGTGACAACGCAATCAGAATCAGTTGAAGCGATTAGTAATATTTTGATGGAAGCTGGCGCTGAAGGGATTCAAATTGAAGATGCAGCAGATAAGGACAATTACGTTCCTGCTGATGATACTGTTTGGGTCGAATGGGATAAGCTAGACCGTATCGAAAGTGGTGCGATTGTATCTGGATTTTTCCCTGGTAATATTCAAGTGCGTGAAATGCTAGATGAATTACGTGTGAAAGTATTGGGGCTAAAAGACTTTGGTTTAGATCCATTACCAGGAACTGTTCAAATGGCCGATGTCAAAGATGAAGACTGGGCGACAGAATGGCAAAAGTACTACCATCCCGTACGTATTACCCGTGATTTAACTGTTGTGCCTAAGTGGGAAAAATACGAAGTTACAAACCAAGACGAAAAGTTGATTATGCTTGATCCAGGTCTAGCGTTTGGAACAGGAACTCACCCAACAACGCGCTTGATGCTACAAGCTTTGACGTTTGTTATGCGTGGTGGAGAACGTGTCTTGGACGTTGGAACAGGGTCAGGGGTTTTGGCAATTGCCGCTAAACACTTAGGAGCAGACTATGTGCTGGGAACAGACATTGATGAAGTTGCTGTGCGTTCTGCACAAGGAAATCTTGATTTGAACCCAGTTGCATCTGATATTGATGTGCAAGTAAGTGACCTTTTGAAAGACGTTGACGCAGGTGACTTTAATCTAGTTATCGCTAACATGTTGTCAGAAGTACTATTCCCGTTGATTCCAACATTACCAGATGTATTAGTTCCGGGCGGAACGCTGTTATTGTCAGGAATTTATGAAGACAAGATTGAAGCAATTAAAGCATTGTTGATTGAACAAGACTACACGATTGATGAAGTTATGCAAGCAGGACCATGGTTTGGTGTCGTAGCACGTCGTGTGGTGGAGGACTAATATGCAACGTTACTTTTTGACAGAAGAACCAGATGCGAAAACATTTGTCTTACCAGCTGATATTGCGCATCATTTTATGACGGTATTGCGTGGTGAATTAGAATCTCAAGCCGAGTTTGTGTTACCAGATCGCCAACGTGTTGTTGTGGCACAAGTGATTGAAATTGACGGTGATGAAACGACGATGGAGATTCTGTCAGAACGTCAAAGCGATGTAGAATTGCCGATTGCAACGACGCTAGTATTAGGACTAACAAAAGGTGACAAACCTGAATTGGTTGTACAAAAAGCGACAGAGTTGGGTGTGACAAATATCATTTTCGTAGAGACAGCATGGTCAGTCGTTCGTTGGGGAATGAAAGTTGATAAAAAGCTGGCTCGTTTAAATAAAATTGCGCAAGCTGCCGCTGAGCAAAGCCATCGTTTGCACATTCCGGAAGTGACGTACGCACCAAGTATTAAAGCATTGGATTTACCTGCGGGTGAGCGTATTGTGGCGTGGGAAGAAAGTGCGAAACAAGGCGAAAAAGGACAATTGGTACAAACGCTGCAAGCAATGCAACCAGGTATGCATCTGACAGCAATGGTTGGTCCGGAAGGTGGTTTATCACCAGAAGAATTAGTTCAATTGCAAACGTTAGATTTTAAGCCTGCAGGATTAGGACCACGTATTTTACGTGCAGAAACAGCACCACTGTACATTCTAAGTGCAGTTAGTTATGTGTTGGAATTAGAAAAATAAAATAATTCGAAGACGCTATCGAAAGATGGCGTCTTTTTTTAGTGTGCGCGCAATATATAACGTAATAATTTAATAAAATATATGATTTCTATTCATGCTAGCTTATGGATAGAGGCGGTAAAACGATTAATAATCCGTATGGCATAGGCGTTTTAACCAAAATTACCAAAAAATTAAACTCTAAAGAAAATCTTAATAATTGTTAAGGAATATTGAGAAATGCCTATATGACGGGCTTTCTTATCCACTCTCTTTAATAAGGTAAGTGGAGAGTGGTGGGGGAGGGTGGTAGAAAGTGGTAGAAAGTGGAGGAATGTGGTAAATTATTACTATTGAAACATGAGAAAGAGTAGCATTGGGATCTAACTATCGAAGGAATTTAGAAGGGAGGTAATGAGCGATGTTTATGGGAACGTATCAACATACAATAGACACGAAAAATCGTCTCATTATTCCAGCTAAATTCCGTAACCAACTTGGTGATTCTTTTGTTGTGACACGCTGGATGGATCATTCATTACGTGCTTACACACAAGAAGGCTGGATTGAATTTTCAGCAAAGCTTCGTAAGTTGCCAGAAACAAATGCACAAGCGCGTCAGTTTAAGCGTTTCGTGTTGGGTGGGGCACAAGAAGTGGAATTTGATAAGCAAGGGCGTATTAACTTAGCGCAAACATTGCGTCAATATGCTGAGATTGAAAAAGAAGCGACAATCTTTGGATTGGGTGAAGATTCTTTTGAAATTTGGAGTTCACAGCGTTGGCAAGATTATGAAGATATGACAGCAGATAATTTTGACGCTGTTGCGGATAGTCTTGATGGATTAGAGTTTTAACTCACTTTCAATATAAAAGGTAAAAAGGTAAACAAATGGCAGAATTTGACCACACAACAGTCTTATTGCATGAGGCGATTGATAATTTAGATGTACAACCTGATGGGACGTATGTAGATGCGACATTAGGTGGTGGTGGACACTCAGGATTGTTGGCAAGTAAGCTAACAACTGGAAAGCTTTGGAGCTTTGATCAAGACATTACCGCAATTCGTTATAACGAAGAAAATTTGGCAACTGAATTAGCGGAAGGAAAGATTGCGTTTATTCAAGATAATTTCCGTAATTTAGCTGTAGATTTAGCTGAACAAGGCGTAACGGGTATTGATGGAATTGTTTATGACTTAGGTGTTTCATCTCCACAATTTGACGATGGACAACGTGGTTTTTCATATAACTATGATGCGCCATTGGATATGCGTATGAACCAAAGCCAAGAACTAAATGCTCGTACTGTTGTGAACGAATGGTCATTCCATGAACTATTACGTATTCTGAGCCGATATGGTGAAGAAAAATTTGCGAAGCAAATTGCACGTGCTATTGAACGTCAACGTGAAATTGCACCGATTGAAACAACATTTGAATTGGTTGAAGTTGTGAAGTCAGCAATTCCAGCGCCTGCCCGTCGTACGGGTGGACATCCTGCTAAAAAGAGTTTCCAAGCAATTCGTATTGCGGTTAACGATGAATTGGGTGTTGTTGAAGATTCTCTACAACAAGCGTTGGATATTCTGAACGTTGGTGGTCGCATTGCTGTGATTACTTTCCATTCTTTGGAAGATCGTTTGGTCAAGACGATGTTTAAAGAAAAGACAACAATTCCAGAATTGCCAGCAGGACTGCCAATTATTCCGGATGAACTACAACCGGATTTCAAACTAGTATCACGTAAGCCGATTTTGCCTGGTGAAGTTGAAATGGAACAAAATCATCGTGCGCACTCAGCGAAGTTGCGTGTCATTGAACGCTTGCGTTAAAAATAAAAACTGTTGAACACAAAGAAAGGAACAGACTATGGCTGCGATCCCACAATATAAAACGAATCCAACCACAAAGTCCCGCCCAGTGCAGAAGCGACAAGTGCACCGTAAGTACGCTGTGCCAAAGTGGAATTTGATTGACAAGGTAATGGTAGGCGCAGTTGGTCTAACCATTCTTTGTATGATGTTATTAGTTATTTCTATGGCAGACAGAGCCGCAGCGGCTAACAATGCATTGTCAGTGACGACTGCACAATACACTAAAGTTGAAAACGAAAATAACGATTTGAAACAAGAAATTAATGATTTATCTAGTCCAGGTCGACTAGACAAAATTGCCAAGAAGTATGGCCTATCAATGCAGAACAATAATGTTAGGAATGTAAAGTAAATGGCAGATAAAAAACGGACACTCAAAAGCCAATTAGATCGAAACAGTCGTAACGCGGGGAGAATTCTCGTGTTAGCTATGTTGCTGGTGCTAATTGTTTTGGGTGCCCGTTTTTCTTATGTTTCGATTACAAAAGACGTGCGTGGGCATAAATTAGATACCGCAACACAGCAACTGTATCAAAATCAGAACATCGATCGTGCACGACGTGGAACGATTTATGATGCTGATGGGAATGTTATTGCTGAAAATTCGACGGCCTACACAGTCATTGGTGTGATTGACGAGCGACAAGTTGCTTTGGATGGTACAAAGCGATACATTGCACCAGAGAATGATAAGGATGTGGCGAAGAAACTAGCTAAGACATTAGGTGGTAAGGCGAAAGATTACGAAGACATCCTTCGGGATGGTCGTAAGAATGAGCTGAGTCAGGTTCAATTTGGTGTTCGTGGTCAAAACTTGAATGCATCCAAATATAAAGAATTGAAAAAACAAGAAATACCTGGAATTGATTTCTTGAATAATTTGGTTCGTTTCTACCCGAATGGATACTTTGCGTCTGATTTGATTGGTATTGCGCAACGTCAAGAAGACGAAAAAACAGGTGTTAATCAATTACGTGGAACGATGGGAATCGAAGCCAGTTGGGATAATGCTTTGTCTGGTATTGATGGTATCAAGACAACCAACATGCCAAAAAATGAAGAAGTTGCCTTGCGTAATACATCTGCTGAGAGTGGACACGATATCTACACAACTTTAAATAGTAATCTACAAAAGTTATTAGAAGGTCAGATGGATACCCTAGCCAAGGAGACAAAACCTTATTCAGCGACAGCAATCGTGATGGATACACAAACTGGAAAGATTGTGGCACAAGCCCAACG includes these proteins:
- the ftsL gene encoding cell division protein FtsL, giving the protein MAAIPQYKTNPTTKSRPVQKRQVHRKYAVPKWNLIDKVMVGAVGLTILCMMLLVISMADRAAAANNALSVTTAQYTKVENENNDLKQEINDLSSPGRLDKIAKKYGLSMQNNNVRNVK
- a CDS encoding RsmE family RNA methyltransferase is translated as MQRYFLTEEPDAKTFVLPADIAHHFMTVLRGELESQAEFVLPDRQRVVVAQVIEIDGDETTMEILSERQSDVELPIATTLVLGLTKGDKPELVVQKATELGVTNIIFVETAWSVVRWGMKVDKKLARLNKIAQAAAEQSHRLHIPEVTYAPSIKALDLPAGERIVAWEESAKQGEKGQLVQTLQAMQPGMHLTAMVGPEGGLSPEELVQLQTLDFKPAGLGPRILRAETAPLYILSAVSYVLELEK
- the rsmH gene encoding 16S rRNA (cytosine(1402)-N(4))-methyltransferase RsmH, with the protein product MAEFDHTTVLLHEAIDNLDVQPDGTYVDATLGGGGHSGLLASKLTTGKLWSFDQDITAIRYNEENLATELAEGKIAFIQDNFRNLAVDLAEQGVTGIDGIVYDLGVSSPQFDDGQRGFSYNYDAPLDMRMNQSQELNARTVVNEWSFHELLRILSRYGEEKFAKQIARAIERQREIAPIETTFELVEVVKSAIPAPARRTGGHPAKKSFQAIRIAVNDELGVVEDSLQQALDILNVGGRIAVITFHSLEDRLVKTMFKEKTTIPELPAGLPIIPDELQPDFKLVSRKPILPGEVEMEQNHRAHSAKLRVIERLR
- the prmA gene encoding 50S ribosomal protein L11 methyltransferase — its product is MNWQEVTVTTQSESVEAISNILMEAGAEGIQIEDAADKDNYVPADDTVWVEWDKLDRIESGAIVSGFFPGNIQVREMLDELRVKVLGLKDFGLDPLPGTVQMADVKDEDWATEWQKYYHPVRITRDLTVVPKWEKYEVTNQDEKLIMLDPGLAFGTGTHPTTRLMLQALTFVMRGGERVLDVGTGSGVLAIAAKHLGADYVLGTDIDEVAVRSAQGNLDLNPVASDIDVQVSDLLKDVDAGDFNLVIANMLSEVLFPLIPTLPDVLVPGGTLLLSGIYEDKIEAIKALLIEQDYTIDEVMQAGPWFGVVARRVVED
- the pyk gene encoding pyruvate kinase → MKKTKIVATLGPASSDVETIAKLVQAGANVARMNFSHGDHEEHLGRMNAVHEAENMTGKTVGILLDTKGAEIRTTVQETGKIEFNIGDIVRISMDSSLEGTKEKVAVTYAGLFDDVQIGGHVLFDDGKLDMVITEKDDATRELITEVQNHGWLGSRKGVNAPGVSINLPGITEKDAEDIRFGLDNGIQYIAASFVRKAADVLDIRALLKEAGKEEVMIFPKIESQEGIDNFAEILEVSDGLMIARGDMGVEIPAENVPLVQKKLIRMMNKAGKPVITATDMLDSMQENPRPTRAEASDVANAVFDGTDATMLSGESANGAYPVEAVATMARINEKAESALVVNGRHSDDFDIVNITESVAASVANAANSLDIKAIVAATNSGYTAKLISKYRPNADILAMTFSEEVQRSLTIYWGVQPVVTQPVATTDEMIESAKKTVVEAGLAEKGDTIIVTAGIPVTTSGTTNLMTIVTI
- the mraZ gene encoding division/cell wall cluster transcriptional repressor MraZ, whose product is MFMGTYQHTIDTKNRLIIPAKFRNQLGDSFVVTRWMDHSLRAYTQEGWIEFSAKLRKLPETNAQARQFKRFVLGGAQEVEFDKQGRINLAQTLRQYAEIEKEATIFGLGEDSFEIWSSQRWQDYEDMTADNFDAVADSLDGLEF